One segment of Anastrepha obliqua isolate idAnaObli1 chromosome 3, idAnaObli1_1.0, whole genome shotgun sequence DNA contains the following:
- the LOC129241881 gene encoding uncharacterized protein LOC129241881 — translation MPPTAQKSFTPLPSPKGTCRMRPQARLKPFLFRILEKLDYFSQVSTDNIAEYQLQCTSIGKPYLQAKIRTSHQRLVVSGDILTELLPRCRPALINDLLLVLQYLGEFHYNTWEQGQQRRLLSKSSHRTLHTLSAQTLLLFLEFSSPFQSKCLDLLNNSGNFPQRNFLSVAAAAREPPSMRATHKFDDLSLAIDPSILEEMAKLKQTL, via the coding sequence ATGCCACCAACAGCACAAAAATCATTTACACCACTACCTTCACCAAAAGGCACTTGTCGCATGCGCCCACAAGCGCGTCTCAAGCCGTTTCTCTTTcgtatattagaaaaattggaTTATTTTAGCCAGGTGTCAACAGACAACATTGCCGAATACCAGCTGCAATGCACCAGCATTGGCAAGCCATATTTGCAAGCGAAAATTCGCACATCACACCAGAGGCTTGTTGTGAGTGGTGATATTTTAACCGAACTATTACCGCGTTGTAGGCCAGCATTGATAAACGACTTGCTGCTGGTATTGCAATATCTCGGCGAATTTCACTACAATACATGGGAACAAGGACAGCAACGTAGATTACTTTCAAAAAGCTCACACCGCACTCTTCACACCTTAAGCGCACAAACACTGTTATTGTTTTTGGAATTCTCATCACCATTTCAGAGTAAATGTTTAGATTTGCTAAATAACTCAGGAAATTTTCCACAGCGAAATTTTTTGAGCGTTGCTGCTGCAGCAAGAGAGCCACCATCTATGCGGGCAACCCATAAGTTTGACGATTTGAGTTTGGCCATTGATCCAAGTATATTGGAAGAGATGGCCAAACTTAAGCAAACATTgtga